From Amycolatopsis sp. cg9, one genomic window encodes:
- a CDS encoding xanthine dehydrogenase family protein subunit M, which translates to MEFLRPASLADALAARAANPGAVPIAGGTDVMVELNFDHRRPDALLDLGRVAELHEHGTDGGRIRLGAAVPYTRIIAELGTRLPGLAMAARTVGSPQIRNRGSVGGNLGAASPAGDAHPALLAADAEVEIASVRGTRIVAAKDFYTGVKRNVLAPDELITAVLLAPATGPQQFSKIGTRNAMVIAVAAFGLALHPADKRVGTGVGSAAPTPRRALEAEEFLAGELDWDAPKPLTDSVKRRFGDLVAAAASPIDDVRGSAAYRRHALGVMARRTLTWAWTEYCGGSAKCA; encoded by the coding sequence GTGGAATTCCTCCGACCCGCCTCGCTGGCCGACGCGCTCGCCGCGCGTGCCGCGAACCCCGGTGCGGTCCCGATCGCCGGCGGCACGGACGTGATGGTCGAGCTCAACTTCGACCACCGCCGTCCCGACGCCCTGCTCGACCTCGGCCGCGTCGCCGAGCTGCACGAGCACGGCACCGACGGCGGCCGGATCCGGCTCGGCGCGGCCGTGCCGTACACCCGGATCATCGCGGAACTCGGCACGCGGCTGCCCGGTCTCGCGATGGCGGCGCGGACCGTCGGCTCCCCGCAGATCCGCAACCGCGGCAGCGTGGGCGGCAACCTCGGCGCGGCATCGCCCGCGGGCGATGCGCACCCGGCGTTGCTCGCCGCCGACGCGGAGGTGGAGATCGCCTCGGTCCGCGGCACCCGGATCGTCGCGGCGAAGGACTTCTACACCGGCGTGAAGCGGAACGTCCTGGCCCCGGACGAGCTGATCACGGCCGTGCTGCTGGCCCCGGCCACCGGGCCCCAGCAGTTCAGCAAGATCGGCACCCGCAACGCGATGGTCATCGCGGTCGCCGCCTTCGGGCTGGCGCTGCACCCGGCCGACAAGCGCGTCGGCACCGGTGTCGGCTCGGCCGCGCCCACCCCGCGCCGGGCCCTCGAAGCCGAGGAGTTCCTGGCCGGCGAACTGGACTGGGACGCCCCGAAGCCGCTGACCGACTCGGTGAAGCGCCGCTTCGGCGATCTGGTGGCCGCGGCCGCGTCGCCGATCGACGACGTCCGGGGGAGCGCGGCCTACCGCCGCCACGCCCTGGGCGTGATGGCACGGCGGACGCTGACCTGGGCCTGGACCGAATACTGCGGAGGGAGCGCGAAGTGCGCGTGA
- a CDS encoding (2Fe-2S)-binding protein, with translation MRVNVTVNGEHRRADNVWEGESLLYVLRERLGLPGSKNACEQGECGSCTVYLDGVPACACLVAAGQAEGREVVTVEGLASGDELDPVQESFVERGAVQCGFCTPGLLVAAHDLIERVPDPSDVEIREALAGNLCRCTGYEKILDAVRDAAAKKAVR, from the coding sequence GTGCGCGTGAACGTCACCGTCAACGGCGAGCACCGTCGGGCGGACAACGTCTGGGAAGGTGAAAGCCTGCTCTACGTGCTGCGCGAGCGGCTCGGCCTGCCGGGCTCGAAGAACGCCTGTGAACAGGGCGAATGCGGCTCCTGCACGGTCTACCTGGACGGTGTCCCGGCGTGCGCGTGCCTGGTCGCGGCCGGGCAGGCCGAAGGCCGCGAGGTCGTCACGGTCGAGGGACTCGCGTCCGGCGACGAGCTGGACCCGGTGCAGGAGTCGTTCGTCGAGCGCGGCGCCGTCCAGTGCGGGTTCTGCACGCCCGGCCTGCTCGTCGCCGCGCACGACCTGATCGAGCGCGTCCCGGACCCCAGCGACGTCGAGATCCGCGAGGCCCTCGCCGGGAACCTCTGCCGCTGCACCGGCTACGAGAAGATCCTCGACGCCGTCCGTGACGCGGCCGCGAAGAAGGCCGTCCGATGA